From the Oncorhynchus nerka isolate Pitt River linkage group LG20, Oner_Uvic_2.0, whole genome shotgun sequence genome, one window contains:
- the LOC115115268 gene encoding amyloid beta A4 precursor protein-binding family B member 1-interacting protein-like produces the protein MEDIDTMFTDLLGEMDLLTQSLGYETDSSEISSSSSQIENNFSIGFTDLKESLNELEDHDLDALMADLGSDLTETEETLNAAKTGHVHTQQHKSGLYTPQQNVQAPIPSSSSSSSSSSLPPEPSEPLPAGEAEAQARADKIKLALEKLKEAKVKKLVVKVMMSDGSSKTLMVNERQTVRDVLDNLFEKTHCDCSVDWSLCETNPELQAERGFEDHEYLVEPLSAWTRDSENKILFLLRPNKYLLFKDPQIFYLWKKHKQFMNEIKECHKELLLKEHFEGPSVIIPDLEGPLYLREDRKKSWKRRYFLLRASGIYYVPKGKTKTSRDLACFLQFDKVNIYTTTDYKQKYKAPTNFCFILKHPQIQKESPYIRFLCCDDEHTLSLWVNSIRVAKYGATLYHNYQKAVRRALTTTSTLHVTSLPVSSPPTHSTGHIVRANGHPDQDDLSEPPPDFIPPPPPGWGSGV, from the exons ATGGAGGACATAGACACTATGTTCACTGACCTGCTGGGAGAGATGGACCTCCTAACACAG AGTCTTGGGTATGAAACGGACTCCTCAGAAATATCATCCAGCAGTTCACAGATAGAAAACAACTTCTCTATTGGGTTCACAGATTTGAAAG AATCTCTAAATGAGCTAGAGGATCACGACCTTGACGCTCTGATGGCTGATCTGGGGTCAGATTTgacggagacagaggagacactgAATGCAGCCAAGACGGGACATGTCCACACACAACAGCACAAGTCTGGCCTCTACACCCCGCAACAAAATGTCCAAgcacctatcccctcctcctcctcctcctcctcctcctcctctctccctcctgaacccTCTGAACCACTGCCAGCG GGAGAGGCTGAAGCACAAGCCAGAGCTGACAAAATCAAGCTGGCACTGGAGAAGCTAAAAGAAGCCAAAGTTAAGAAG TTGGTGGTCAAGGTGATGATGAGCGATGGCAGCTCCAAGACACTGATGGTGAACGAGAGACAGACGGTGAGGGACGTGCTGGACAATCTGTTTGAGAAGACCCACTGCGACTGCAGCGTGGACTGGAGCCTATGTGAGACCAACCCTGAGCTGCAGGCTG AAAGGGGGTTTGAAGACCATGAATATCTGGTGGAGCCTCTTTCTGCATGGACACGAGACAGTGAAAACAAAATCCTTTTCCTTCTGAGACCCAACAAATATCTCCTCTTCAAAGACCCCCAg ATATTCTACCTATGGAAGAAACATAAACAATTTATGAATGAGATAAAAGAATGCCATAAGGAACTTCTGCTAAAG GAACATTTTGAGGGTCCGTCTGTCATCATCCCAGACCTGGAGGGGCCGCTGTATCTGAGGGAGGACAGGAAGAAATCGTGGAAACGTCGCTACTTCCTGCTCAGAGCTTCTGGGATATACTATGTGCCTAAAGGAAAGACAAAG ACATCCAGGGACCTGGCGTGCTTCCTTCAGTTTGACAAAGTCAACATCTACACCACCACTGATTACAAACAGAAGTACAAAGCACCCACTAACTTCTGCTTCATCCTCAAG CATCCTCAGATCCAGAAGGAGTCCCCGTACATCAGGTTCCTGTGTTGTGACGATGagcacactctctccctctgggtCAACTCCATCAGAGTAGCCAAG TATGGGGCCACCCTGTATCACAACTATCAGAAGGCAGTGAGGAGAGCCTTAACCACCACCTCCACTCTGCATGTGACCAGTCTCCCTGTCTCCAGCCCTCCCACACATTCTACTGGGCACATAG TGAGGGCCAATGGACATCCTGATCAGGACGACCTCTCTGAACCGCCCCCAGACTTTATTCCCCCGCCCCCTCCTGGGTGGGGCTCTGGGGTCTAG